From Streptomyces sp. CMB-StM0423, a single genomic window includes:
- the glpK gene encoding glycerol kinase GlpK — protein sequence MTDDYSAPSPQRPGPFIAAIDQGTTSSRCIVFDTDGRIVSVDQKEHEQIFPRPGWVEHNATEIWRNVQQVVDGAVAKAGITRADVKAIGITNQRETTLLWDKNTGEPVANAIVWQDTRTAELCRQLGGTEGQDRFRATTGLPLASYFAGPKIRWLLDNTPGLPARAEAGDILFGTMDSWVIWNLTGGPGRGVHVTDVTNASRTMLMNLETLDWDPAICQAMGVPQAVLPEIRSSAEVYGHATSGTLTAVPVASALGDQQAALFGQTCFAQGEAKSTYGTGTFLLMNTAGEPVHSENGLLTTVGYRIGQAPAVYALEGSIAITGALVQWMRDQMGIISTAAEIETLALSVEDNGGAYFVPAFSGLFAPYWRDDARGVIAGLTRYVTKAHLARAVLEATAWQTREIVDAMTKDSGVELTSLKVDGGMTANNLLMQTLADVLDAPVVRPLVAETTCLGAAYAAGLAVGYWPDTDALRANWRRAAEWTPRMDTQTRDREYNNWHKAVQRTMGWTEDTRSPDLR from the coding sequence GTGACCGACGATTACAGCGCCCCCTCCCCGCAGCGCCCCGGCCCGTTCATTGCGGCTATCGATCAGGGGACGACTTCGAGCCGGTGCATCGTGTTCGACACCGATGGCCGGATCGTGTCGGTGGACCAGAAGGAACACGAGCAGATCTTCCCCAGGCCCGGCTGGGTCGAGCACAACGCCACCGAGATCTGGCGCAACGTCCAGCAGGTCGTCGACGGCGCCGTCGCCAAAGCCGGCATCACCCGCGCCGACGTCAAAGCCATCGGCATCACCAACCAACGCGAAACCACCCTGCTCTGGGACAAGAACACCGGCGAACCCGTCGCCAACGCCATCGTCTGGCAAGACACCCGCACCGCCGAACTCTGCCGGCAACTGGGCGGCACCGAAGGCCAGGACCGCTTCCGCGCCACCACCGGCCTGCCCCTCGCCTCCTACTTCGCCGGCCCCAAAATCCGCTGGCTCCTCGACAACACCCCGGGCCTGCCCGCCCGCGCAGAAGCAGGCGACATCCTCTTCGGCACCATGGACTCCTGGGTCATCTGGAACCTCACCGGAGGCCCCGGCCGCGGCGTCCACGTCACCGACGTCACCAACGCCTCCCGCACCATGCTCATGAACCTCGAAACCCTCGACTGGGACCCCGCCATCTGCCAGGCCATGGGCGTCCCCCAAGCAGTCCTCCCCGAAATCCGCTCCTCCGCCGAGGTCTACGGCCACGCCACCTCCGGCACCCTGACCGCAGTACCCGTCGCCTCCGCACTGGGCGACCAGCAAGCGGCACTGTTCGGGCAGACCTGCTTCGCCCAGGGCGAAGCCAAATCCACCTACGGCACCGGCACCTTCCTGCTGATGAACACCGCCGGCGAACCCGTCCACTCAGAAAACGGCCTGCTGACCACCGTCGGCTACCGCATCGGCCAGGCACCCGCCGTCTACGCCCTGGAAGGATCCATCGCGATCACCGGGGCACTGGTGCAGTGGATGCGCGACCAGATGGGCATCATCTCCACCGCCGCCGAAATCGAAACCCTCGCCCTGAGCGTCGAGGACAACGGCGGCGCCTACTTCGTACCCGCCTTCTCCGGCCTGTTCGCCCCCTACTGGCGCGACGACGCCCGCGGCGTCATCGCGGGACTCACACGCTACGTGACGAAGGCGCACCTGGCACGGGCGGTACTGGAAGCCACCGCCTGGCAGACCCGCGAGATCGTCGACGCCATGACCAAGGACTCCGGTGTCGAACTCACCTCCCTGAAGGTCGACGGCGGCATGACCGCCAACAACCTCCTCATGCAAACCCTCGCCGACGTCCTCGACGCCCCCGTCGTCCGCCCCCTCGTCGCCGAAACCACCTGCCTCGGCGCCGCCTACGCCGCCGGGCTCGCCGTCGGCTACTGGCCCGACACCGACGCCCTGCGCGCCAACTGGCGCCGCGCCGCCGAATGGACCCCCCGCATGGACACCCAAACCCGCGACCGCGAATACAACAACTGGCACAAAGCAGTCCAGCGCACCATGGGCTGGACCGAAGACACCCGGTCCCCGGACCTGCGGTGA
- a CDS encoding DUF5753 domain-containing protein, with protein MAGGRRLPGGGVDPGRGGPTIRRIVLGSRLRRLRVRRGVGLDAAAQAIRASVPKMSRLERGQGGCKERDIADLLTLYAVTDIRERETYLALARGANTPGWWQQYGDLTPRWLETYLGLEEGATLIRGYQSHRVPDLLQTPAYAAALARLTYPDDSANAVARRVDLLERRQQLLARQDPPRCWQLIDEGALRRSVGGPAVMREQLRHLIRLSSAEFPEIAVHVVPLQTSAATVLAGSVTLLRFAEADLPDIAYLEQLTGALYLDDADDVERHRLAVDRLAAPATELTDTDTFLRQLLHTT; from the coding sequence GTGGCCGGCGGGCGCCGGCTGCCCGGGGGCGGCGTGGACCCCGGCCGGGGCGGGCCCACGATCCGGCGGATCGTCCTCGGCTCCCGGCTGCGCAGGCTGCGCGTCAGGCGCGGCGTCGGACTCGACGCGGCGGCGCAGGCCATCCGGGCCTCGGTGCCCAAGATGAGCCGGCTCGAACGCGGCCAGGGCGGCTGCAAGGAGCGCGACATCGCGGACCTGCTGACGCTCTACGCGGTCACCGACATCCGGGAGCGCGAAACGTACCTCGCGCTGGCCCGCGGCGCCAACACCCCCGGCTGGTGGCAGCAGTACGGCGATCTGACGCCGCGCTGGCTGGAAACGTACCTCGGGCTCGAAGAGGGCGCGACGCTCATCCGCGGCTACCAGTCGCACCGCGTGCCCGACCTGCTCCAGACCCCCGCCTACGCCGCCGCGCTGGCGCGGCTGACGTACCCCGACGACAGCGCCAACGCCGTGGCCCGCCGCGTCGACCTGCTGGAGCGCCGGCAGCAGCTCCTCGCCAGGCAGGACCCGCCGCGCTGCTGGCAGCTCATCGACGAGGGCGCGCTGCGCCGCAGCGTGGGCGGCCCCGCGGTGATGCGCGAGCAGCTACGCCATCTGATCCGGCTGTCCAGCGCGGAGTTCCCGGAGATCGCGGTGCACGTCGTGCCGCTGCAGACCTCCGCCGCGACGGTGCTGGCCGGCTCGGTGACGCTGCTGCGCTTCGCCGAGGCGGACCTGCCGGACATCGCGTACCTGGAGCAGCTCACCGGCGCGCTCTACCTCGACGACGCCGACGACGTCGAGCGGCACCGGCTGGCCGTCGACCGGCTGGCGGCGCCGGCCACGGAGCTGACGGACACCGACACGTTCCTGCGGCAGCTCCTGCACACCACCTGA
- a CDS encoding amylo-alpha-1,6-glucosidase: MSGGRVLLARDGTFAALTPGGGVTGRRGTSPDGLFRHDARHLSRWRLTVDGAEPAVLTPARDGSVPATCVLTPPAGRDAPAPYTVFREQAVASGLLLERLRLVSNSPDRVTARLELLADADFADQFELRSDGRAYARPPEAAWEAGERPDGVEFTYRRGEGWLSRTTVRCDPPPDGVTQADCPGTDAGTARLLGWTLTLPPHGAAELALRVEARPHGALPVADTATPAQAAAELRAGIEAFTHPPAAADTASLSPAERAALRRACAHGLADLALLRVPAAGPRGEELSVPGAGIPWFLTVFGRDSVLTSLFALPYRPALARDTLLALAATQGTRHDAFSAEQPGRIAHEVRHGELAAFRQVPYGRYYGSVDVTPLFLVLLQAYAEATADSALAVRLEPQARAAVEWMLGDGGLAERGWLVYTPDPGGLVNQNWKDSAGAICFADGTQAEGPIAVAEAQGYAYDALVRTALLARGVWGDAPYADRLDALAAGLRDRFHRDFWLPAQDFPALALDGRGRQVDALASDAGHLLWSGILDRERGERTGRRLLAGDFFSGWAVRTLAAGQRPYHPLSYHRGSCWPHDNAVIVLGLARYGLGAEVRTLTRGLLATAEAHGWRLPEVLAGYALSDHPAPVPYPHACSPQAWAAATPLALLTAVSGGGGT, encoded by the coding sequence ATGAGCGGCGGACGGGTCCTGCTCGCGCGCGACGGTACGTTCGCGGCGCTCACCCCGGGCGGCGGCGTCACGGGCCGCCGCGGTACGTCCCCCGACGGGCTGTTCCGCCACGACGCCCGGCACCTGAGCCGCTGGCGGCTGACGGTCGACGGCGCGGAACCCGCGGTCCTCACCCCGGCCCGCGACGGCTCGGTCCCGGCCACGTGCGTCCTCACGCCGCCGGCCGGCCGCGACGCCCCGGCCCCGTACACCGTCTTCCGCGAACAGGCCGTCGCCTCCGGCCTCCTGCTGGAGCGCCTCCGCCTGGTCAGCAACAGCCCGGACCGGGTGACGGCCCGGCTGGAGCTGCTGGCGGACGCGGACTTCGCGGACCAGTTCGAGCTGCGGTCGGACGGCCGCGCGTACGCCCGCCCGCCGGAGGCGGCGTGGGAGGCCGGGGAGCGGCCGGACGGCGTGGAGTTCACGTACCGCCGCGGCGAGGGATGGCTGTCCCGTACGACGGTGAGGTGCGACCCGCCGCCGGACGGGGTGACGCAGGCGGACTGTCCCGGCACCGACGCCGGCACCGCCCGGCTGCTCGGGTGGACGCTGACCCTCCCGCCGCACGGCGCCGCGGAGCTGGCGCTGCGCGTCGAGGCCCGCCCGCACGGCGCGCTCCCCGTCGCGGACACGGCGACCCCGGCGCAGGCGGCCGCCGAACTCCGCGCCGGGATCGAGGCGTTCACCCACCCGCCGGCGGCAGCGGACACCGCCTCCCTCTCCCCCGCCGAGCGCGCCGCGCTCCGGCGGGCCTGCGCGCACGGGCTCGCCGACCTCGCGCTGCTGCGCGTGCCCGCCGCCGGGCCCCGTGGCGAGGAACTCTCCGTGCCGGGCGCGGGGATTCCGTGGTTCCTCACGGTCTTCGGCCGCGACTCCGTGCTGACCTCCCTCTTCGCGCTGCCCTACCGTCCCGCCCTCGCCCGCGACACCCTCCTCGCGCTCGCCGCCACCCAGGGCACCCGGCACGACGCCTTCTCCGCCGAGCAGCCGGGACGCATCGCGCACGAGGTGCGCCACGGCGAGCTGGCCGCCTTCCGGCAGGTGCCGTACGGGCGTTACTACGGCTCCGTCGACGTCACCCCCCTCTTCCTCGTCCTGCTCCAGGCGTACGCCGAGGCCACCGCGGACTCCGCGCTCGCCGTGCGGCTGGAGCCGCAGGCGCGGGCCGCCGTGGAGTGGATGCTGGGCGACGGCGGGCTGGCCGAGCGGGGGTGGCTGGTCTACACGCCCGATCCCGGCGGTCTTGTCAACCAGAACTGGAAGGACTCCGCGGGCGCGATCTGCTTCGCGGACGGCACCCAGGCCGAGGGGCCCATCGCCGTCGCGGAGGCGCAGGGCTACGCGTACGACGCCCTCGTCCGCACCGCACTGCTCGCCCGCGGCGTCTGGGGCGACGCCCCGTACGCCGACCGCCTCGACGCCCTCGCCGCCGGGCTGCGCGACCGCTTCCACCGTGACTTCTGGCTGCCCGCGCAGGATTTCCCCGCGCTGGCGCTCGACGGCCGGGGCCGTCAGGTGGACGCGCTCGCCTCGGACGCCGGCCACCTGCTGTGGTCCGGGATCCTGGACCGGGAACGCGGGGAGCGCACCGGGCGGCGGCTGCTCGCCGGCGACTTCTTCTCCGGCTGGGCCGTGCGCACGCTGGCGGCCGGTCAACGGCCGTACCACCCGCTGTCGTACCATCGCGGGAGCTGCTGGCCGCATGACAACGCCGTCATCGTCCTCGGTCTGGCCCGCTACGGGCTCGGCGCCGAGGTCCGCACGCTGACCCGGGGGCTCCTGGCCACCGCGGAGGCGCACGGCTGGCGGCTGCCGGAGGTGCTGGCCGGTTACGCACTCAGCGACCACCCGGCACCCGTACCGTATCCACACGCCTGCTCCCCGCAGGCGTGGGCGGCCGCCACGCCGCTGGCGCTGCTCACCGCAGTCTCCGGGGGCGGCGGAACCTGA
- the nhaA gene encoding Na+/H+ antiporter NhaA, with the protein MPQPDAAPPADRTTDAGPTTSARWTFIRTESGSATFLVAAAVIALVWANAAPGSYADFWHTHLSVELGDRGLGMDLREWVNTGLMTLFFLVVGLEARREFDMGELRERHRMTLPFVAGVAGMLVPVLIYLSINAGNSSASGWGVAMSTDTAFALGVLALLGKRFPRRLYTFVLTITVVDDFVALAVIAFVYSSSVTWPALLAGVVFFAAILVLRSARSRRGAVYALLGVAMWVAFVESGIDPVVVGLLIGLATYAYPAPRSELERASGLFRSFREQPTSELEREARQGIASAISPNERLQRIYHPWSSYLIVPLFALANTGIQLDGGLLSRAFTSPVTLGILAAYVLGKPIGIVGATALTAWLSRGRTRPPVGWAAVAGGGTIAGVGFTVALLIATKAFHGEQLAQAKIGILTAVVCSGVVTALVALATARLPKPRRIRALLGTTPVVVDLAVPVDHERDHIRGPLESPVTVVEYGDFECPYCGRAEPVVRELLADFGDIRYVWRHLPLTDVHPRAQLAAEAAEAAAEQDAFWPMHDRLLAAQDRLTPRDLLEHAADLGLDVERFRRSLQAGSGAGRVTADTESADLSGVAGTPTFFVNGRRHHGAYDIASLSAAVRAARARAMLAEEDAEEEQ; encoded by the coding sequence ATGCCGCAGCCGGACGCCGCCCCGCCCGCCGACCGGACGACGGACGCCGGTCCGACCACCTCGGCCCGCTGGACGTTCATCCGCACCGAGAGCGGCAGCGCCACCTTCCTCGTCGCCGCCGCGGTCATCGCCCTCGTCTGGGCGAACGCCGCACCCGGCAGCTACGCGGACTTCTGGCACACCCACCTGTCCGTCGAGCTGGGCGACCGCGGTCTCGGCATGGACCTGCGCGAGTGGGTCAACACCGGGTTGATGACGCTGTTCTTCCTGGTCGTCGGGTTGGAGGCGCGGCGCGAGTTCGACATGGGGGAGCTGCGGGAACGGCACCGGATGACGCTGCCGTTCGTCGCCGGCGTCGCCGGGATGCTCGTACCGGTGCTCATCTACCTGAGCATCAACGCCGGCAACTCCTCCGCCTCCGGCTGGGGTGTCGCGATGTCCACCGACACCGCCTTCGCCCTCGGCGTGCTGGCCCTCCTCGGCAAGCGGTTCCCGCGGCGGCTGTACACCTTCGTCCTCACCATCACCGTCGTCGACGACTTCGTCGCCCTGGCCGTCATCGCCTTCGTCTACAGCAGCTCCGTGACCTGGCCCGCGCTGCTCGCCGGCGTGGTGTTCTTCGCGGCGATCCTGGTCCTGCGCTCCGCCCGCAGCAGGCGTGGCGCCGTCTACGCGCTGCTCGGCGTCGCGATGTGGGTTGCCTTCGTGGAGTCCGGCATCGACCCGGTCGTCGTCGGGCTGCTCATCGGGCTCGCCACGTACGCCTATCCCGCGCCGCGCAGCGAGCTGGAGCGGGCCAGCGGGCTGTTCCGCTCGTTCCGGGAGCAGCCCACCTCGGAGCTGGAGCGGGAGGCGCGGCAGGGCATCGCCTCGGCGATCTCCCCGAACGAGCGGCTGCAGCGGATCTACCACCCGTGGAGCAGCTATCTGATCGTGCCGCTGTTCGCCCTGGCCAACACCGGTATCCAGCTCGACGGCGGGCTGCTGTCACGCGCGTTCACCTCGCCCGTGACGCTGGGCATCCTGGCGGCGTACGTGCTCGGCAAGCCGATCGGCATCGTCGGCGCCACCGCGCTGACGGCGTGGCTGAGCCGCGGCCGGACGCGCCCGCCGGTCGGCTGGGCGGCGGTCGCCGGCGGGGGCACGATCGCCGGCGTCGGGTTCACGGTCGCGCTGCTGATCGCCACGAAGGCGTTCCACGGCGAGCAGCTCGCCCAGGCGAAGATCGGGATCCTCACCGCCGTCGTCTGCTCGGGTGTCGTGACCGCGCTCGTCGCCCTCGCCACCGCCCGGCTGCCGAAGCCGCGGCGCATCCGCGCGCTCCTGGGCACCACGCCCGTCGTCGTGGACCTCGCCGTGCCCGTCGACCACGAGCGCGACCACATCCGCGGCCCGCTGGAGTCGCCCGTCACGGTCGTCGAGTACGGCGACTTCGAGTGCCCGTACTGCGGCAGGGCCGAGCCCGTCGTACGCGAACTCCTCGCCGACTTCGGCGACATCCGCTACGTCTGGCGCCACCTGCCGCTCACCGACGTGCACCCGCGCGCCCAGCTCGCCGCCGAGGCCGCGGAGGCGGCGGCCGAGCAGGACGCGTTCTGGCCCATGCACGACCGGCTGCTCGCCGCACAGGACCGGCTGACGCCGCGGGACCTGCTGGAGCACGCGGCGGACCTGGGGCTGGACGTCGAGCGGTTCCGCCGGTCGCTGCAGGCCGGCAGCGGCGCGGGCCGGGTCACGGCGGACACGGAGTCCGCGGACCTCAGCGGGGTCGCGGGCACGCCGACGTTCTTCGTCAACGGGCGCCGCCACCACGGCGCGTACGACATCGCCAGTCTCTCGGCCGCGGTACGGGCGGCGCGGGCGCGGGCGATGCTGGCGGAGGAGGACGCGGAGGAAGAGCAGTGA
- the glpK gene encoding glycerol kinase GlpK, whose translation MVQRYVMSVDQGTTSTRCILFDAQGRLVSVVQREHKQYFPRPGWVEHDAVEIWRNLRRIVPRTLAEAGADAGQVVALGIANQRETTVLWDRHTGRPAARAVVWQDTRTDELAARLARDPRADRVRALCGLPLATYFSAPRIRWLLDSTPGLRERAERGDVLFGTMESWLIWNLTGGPAGGLHITDVTNASRTMLMNLRSLSWDDELLDFFGVPKAMLPEIRSSTQTYGTTTTVVPGIRIAAALGDQQAALFGQTCFAPGEAKCTYGTGSFLLLNTGETPAASRHGLLTTVGFKIGDEPAVYALEGSIAVTGSLVQWFRDGLRLIGSAPEIETLAQTVDDNGGCYIVPAFSGLFAPHWHSEARGVIAGLTSYITKGHLARAVLEATGWQTREVVDAMNADSGLALSGLRVDGGMTADNLLMQFVADVLDVPVVRPMMAETVSLGAAYAAGLAVGYWPDLEGLRRNWHRAAQWLPRMPESRRSAEYANWRHAVGLTFGWTRPAESPPPSGADVVDLVLADHRRVEHLLSALRSEEADRRAVLHELAGLLVAHVEAGRAAAHAGTGATAYALCPDDAGHGPAALARALLALLRMDEPAGPEFDTALDRLGTVAAGHIAAGERVHLNALRRGASAQERAALGRAYAVARGRLRASGCDSAARVAALAGESVP comes from the coding sequence GTGGTGCAGCGGTACGTGATGTCGGTGGACCAGGGCACGACGTCCACCCGGTGCATCCTCTTCGACGCCCAGGGCCGGCTGGTCTCCGTGGTGCAGCGCGAGCACAAGCAGTACTTCCCGCGGCCCGGCTGGGTGGAGCACGACGCCGTGGAGATCTGGCGGAACCTGCGCCGGATCGTGCCGCGGACGCTGGCGGAGGCGGGCGCAGACGCCGGCCAGGTCGTCGCGCTGGGCATCGCCAACCAGCGGGAGACGACGGTGCTGTGGGACCGGCACACCGGACGCCCGGCCGCCCGCGCCGTCGTCTGGCAGGACACCCGTACCGACGAGCTGGCGGCGCGGCTGGCCCGGGACCCGCGCGCCGACCGGGTGCGCGCGCTCTGCGGGCTGCCGCTGGCCACGTACTTCTCCGCGCCGCGGATCCGCTGGCTGCTGGACTCCACCCCGGGGCTGCGGGAGCGGGCGGAGCGCGGCGACGTGCTGTTCGGCACGATGGAGAGCTGGCTGATCTGGAACCTGACCGGCGGGCCCGCGGGCGGGCTGCACATCACCGACGTCACCAACGCCAGCCGCACGATGCTGATGAACCTGCGCTCCCTGTCGTGGGACGACGAGCTGCTGGACTTCTTCGGGGTGCCGAAGGCGATGCTGCCGGAGATCCGCTCCTCCACGCAGACGTACGGCACGACCACCACCGTCGTCCCCGGCATCCGTATCGCCGCGGCGCTCGGCGACCAGCAGGCGGCGCTCTTCGGCCAGACCTGCTTCGCGCCCGGCGAGGCCAAGTGCACGTACGGCACGGGCAGTTTCCTGCTGCTCAACACCGGCGAGACCCCGGCGGCCTCCCGGCACGGGCTGCTGACGACCGTCGGCTTCAAGATCGGGGACGAGCCGGCGGTGTACGCGCTGGAGGGCTCGATCGCGGTGACGGGGTCGCTGGTGCAGTGGTTCCGCGACGGGCTGCGGCTGATCGGCAGCGCGCCGGAGATCGAGACGCTGGCGCAGACCGTCGACGACAACGGCGGCTGCTACATCGTGCCGGCGTTCTCGGGGCTGTTCGCGCCGCACTGGCACAGCGAGGCGCGGGGCGTGATCGCCGGGCTCACCTCGTACATCACCAAGGGGCATCTGGCGCGGGCGGTGCTGGAGGCGACGGGCTGGCAGACGCGGGAGGTGGTGGACGCGATGAACGCCGACTCGGGTCTGGCGCTCTCCGGCCTGCGCGTCGACGGCGGCATGACGGCGGACAATTTGCTGATGCAGTTCGTCGCCGACGTCCTCGACGTGCCCGTCGTCCGGCCGATGATGGCGGAGACGGTCTCGCTGGGCGCGGCGTACGCGGCGGGTCTCGCGGTCGGCTACTGGCCGGACCTGGAGGGGCTGCGGCGCAACTGGCACCGGGCGGCGCAGTGGCTGCCGCGGATGCCGGAGAGCCGCAGATCCGCGGAGTACGCCAACTGGCGCCACGCGGTGGGCCTGACGTTCGGCTGGACCCGTCCCGCGGAGAGCCCGCCGCCGTCGGGGGCCGACGTGGTCGACCTGGTGCTGGCCGACCACCGCAGGGTGGAGCACCTGCTGAGCGCGCTGCGCAGCGAGGAGGCGGACCGGCGCGCCGTGCTGCACGAGCTTGCGGGGCTGCTGGTGGCGCACGTCGAGGCCGGCCGGGCGGCGGCGCACGCCGGGACCGGCGCGACGGCGTACGCGCTCTGCCCCGACGACGCCGGCCACGGTCCGGCGGCGCTCGCACGCGCCCTGCTGGCGCTGCTGCGTATGGACGAGCCCGCCGGGCCGGAGTTCGACACCGCGCTGGACCGTCTGGGAACCGTCGCCGCCGGGCACATCGCCGCCGGCGAGCGCGTCCACCTCAACGCGCTGCGCCGCGGCGCCTCCGCGCAGGAGCGCGCCGCCCTGGGCCGCGCGTACGCCGTGGCGCGCGGACGGCTGCGCGCCTCCGGCTGCGACAGCGCGGCCCGGGTCGCGGCGCTGGCGGGCGAGTCCGTGCCGTAG
- a CDS encoding MGH1-like glycoside hydrolase domain-containing protein, with the protein MTAAPAEGRGATALTAAPGGGTGAGGSWPVRADDPWRAAAAVLLGNWTGTSTVPSRTLYPHQWSWDSAFVAIGLRHLSPRRAQRELEMLLGAQWGDGRIPHIVFNPAVPHAAYFPGPDFWRSAGSPAGAGGGTAGPGAGARAGAPAHTQTSGIVQPPVHALAALLVHRADPAASARRGFLARVYPRLLAWHRYLTEDRDLGGAGLAAIVHPWESGMDNSPCWDGLLARIEPAPAASFRRADLDHGDPADRPTDLDYGRYVRLAADYRDAGYADAGVRHGFAAEDPCVNALLIASEEAMAEIAAELGADPGGHRERAARLTEALVARLWDADAGIFRSRDLRADRAVEEYSVAGLTPLLAPGLPPAVARTLRDTLAGAHFRLGELPLVASYDLEGRAFDRTRYWRGPAWFNTAWLLERGLRGHGSAATADALRHAVLTGAAASGFAEYVDPLTGAARGARGFSWTAALALDLASSGGEWPGAGGR; encoded by the coding sequence ATGACGGCCGCGCCCGCGGAGGGGCGGGGCGCGACGGCGCTGACGGCGGCGCCCGGCGGCGGGACGGGCGCCGGGGGGTCCTGGCCCGTACGCGCGGACGACCCGTGGCGGGCCGCGGCGGCGGTGCTGCTGGGCAACTGGACGGGGACGTCCACCGTGCCTTCGCGCACGCTGTACCCGCACCAGTGGAGCTGGGACTCGGCCTTCGTCGCGATCGGGCTGCGGCACCTGTCGCCGCGGCGGGCGCAGCGGGAGCTGGAGATGCTGCTCGGCGCCCAGTGGGGCGACGGCCGCATCCCGCACATCGTCTTCAACCCGGCCGTGCCGCACGCCGCGTACTTCCCCGGCCCGGACTTCTGGCGCTCGGCGGGCTCCCCCGCCGGCGCCGGAGGCGGGACCGCCGGTCCGGGCGCGGGGGCCCGGGCCGGCGCCCCGGCGCACACCCAGACCTCCGGCATCGTGCAGCCCCCGGTGCACGCGCTCGCCGCGCTGCTGGTGCACCGGGCGGACCCGGCGGCCTCCGCACGCCGCGGCTTCCTGGCCCGCGTCTACCCGCGGCTGCTCGCCTGGCACCGCTACCTCACCGAGGACCGCGACCTGGGCGGCGCCGGGCTGGCCGCGATCGTCCACCCCTGGGAGTCCGGGATGGACAACAGCCCGTGCTGGGACGGCCTGCTGGCCCGGATCGAACCGGCCCCGGCGGCGTCGTTCCGCCGCGCGGACCTCGACCACGGCGATCCGGCGGACCGGCCGACCGACCTGGACTACGGGCGGTACGTGCGGCTCGCCGCCGACTACCGCGACGCGGGCTACGCGGACGCGGGGGTGCGGCACGGCTTCGCCGCCGAGGACCCGTGTGTGAACGCGCTGCTGATCGCCTCGGAGGAGGCGATGGCGGAGATCGCGGCGGAGCTGGGCGCCGACCCGGGCGGGCACCGGGAGCGGGCCGCGCGGCTGACGGAGGCGCTGGTGGCCCGGCTGTGGGACGCGGACGCGGGCATCTTCCGCAGCCGCGACCTGCGGGCGGACCGGGCCGTCGAGGAGTACAGCGTCGCCGGGCTGACCCCGCTGCTCGCCCCGGGACTGCCGCCCGCGGTGGCACGGACGCTGCGGGACACCCTGGCAGGCGCGCACTTCCGCCTCGGGGAACTGCCGCTGGTCGCGTCGTACGACCTGGAGGGCAGGGCGTTCGACCGCACCCGGTACTGGCGCGGGCCCGCGTGGTTCAACACCGCCTGGCTGCTGGAGCGCGGCCTGCGCGGGCACGGCTCCGCCGCGACGGCGGACGCGCTGCGGCACGCGGTGCTCACCGGGGCGGCGGCGTCGGGGTTCGCGGAGTACGTCGACCCGCTGACGGGCGCGGCCAGGGGCGCGCGGGGCTTCAGTTGGACGGCGGCACTGGCGCTGGACCTGGCGTCGTCCGGCGGGGAGTGGCCGGGGGCGGGCGGGCGATGA
- a CDS encoding IclR family transcriptional regulator gives MPGPVQSVERAAAILHLLARGSGRLGVSELSGSLGLAKGTVHGLLRTLQQVGFVEQDRDTGKYRIGDTLRDLRSGHVDANELRSRALNWADGLAARSREAVRIGVPADGRVLVVHHVFRPGDPQQTLDVATTLPAHATALGKVLLAYDVNTPAVLGGEPPAAYTPRTLTAPAVLLAELRRVREAGWAGEHGERRLEEAGIAAPLRGPGGLVVGALGISGPAERLCERSGTLREDLVGLVLGTARSVSRDLGASRR, from the coding sequence GTGCCAGGTCCGGTTCAGTCGGTTGAACGCGCGGCGGCGATACTGCACTTGCTGGCGCGCGGTTCCGGCCGCCTCGGGGTCAGCGAGCTGTCCGGGTCGCTGGGCCTGGCGAAGGGCACGGTGCACGGGCTGCTGCGGACGCTGCAGCAGGTGGGATTCGTCGAGCAGGACCGCGACACCGGCAAGTACCGGATCGGCGACACGCTCCGTGATCTCCGCTCGGGCCACGTCGACGCCAACGAGCTCCGCTCCCGCGCCCTGAACTGGGCCGACGGGCTGGCCGCCAGAAGCCGCGAGGCGGTGCGCATCGGCGTCCCCGCCGACGGCCGGGTCCTCGTCGTCCATCACGTCTTCCGGCCCGGCGACCCGCAGCAGACCCTCGACGTGGCCACGACGCTGCCGGCGCACGCGACCGCGCTGGGCAAGGTGCTGCTCGCGTACGACGTGAACACCCCGGCGGTGCTGGGCGGCGAGCCCCCGGCCGCGTACACGCCCAGGACGCTGACCGCGCCCGCGGTGCTCCTGGCGGAGCTGCGGCGGGTGCGCGAGGCGGGCTGGGCCGGCGAGCACGGCGAACGGCGCCTGGAGGAGGCGGGGATCGCGGCGCCGCTGCGCGGCCCGGGCGGTCTCGTCGTCGGCGCGCTCGGCATCTCGGGACCGGCCGAGCGGCTCTGCGAGCGCTCCGGCACGCTGCGCGAGGACCTGGTGGGGCTGGTGCTCGGCACGGCCAGGTCGGTGTCGCGGGACCTGGGCGCGTCCCGGCGGTGA
- a CDS encoding DUF397 domain-containing protein: MQVENGVSAGRLGNVEWRKSHHSNPNGECVELAGLSGGEVAVRNSRDPQGPALVYGTAGLAAFLRAAKEGDFDDLVTGRGTAGA; this comes from the coding sequence ATGCAGGTCGAGAACGGTGTGTCCGCGGGCCGGCTGGGGAACGTCGAGTGGCGCAAGAGCCACCACAGCAACCCCAACGGCGAGTGCGTGGAGCTGGCCGGGCTGTCCGGCGGGGAGGTCGCGGTCCGCAACTCGCGGGACCCGCAGGGCCCCGCGCTGGTCTACGGGACCGCGGGGCTGGCCGCGTTCCTGCGGGCCGCCAAGGAAGGGGACTTCGACGACCTCGTCACCGGCCGCGGCACCGCCGGCGCCTGA